Part of the candidate division WOR-3 bacterium genome is shown below.
GCCCGTATTGCGATGTTTCGCGACGCGGTCGCTGATAACCAGGGTACGAAGTGGACCGAATTCCACAAGTACCTCGAAACCAACATCTACATCCGCGATCCGCTGGAATAGAAACGGCAAGTGAACTGGTGTTCCGGGGTCCTGACGGCCCGTGCTAAATCACCCGAATTCCTGAGCTCTTGCGTGCCTGAACCAATCTCTAGTGCCTGACCTCAGCCACGCTGAGCTTGAGTCGGCCTGTGCCGGGCTTGGATTTACGCTTGCACCTGCTCAGCTTGCGCTACTCGAACGCTATGCCGGCCTCCTACGCGGCTGGAATCGTCGCATCAACCTCATATCCCGTCGGGACTCAGATCGAATCCTCTCTTACCACGTGCTTGACTCTCTGGCTGTTTCCTCGGCCATTTCGATTGGCTCAAGTGTTGCTGACATTGGCTCGGGCGCTGGTCTGCCCGGTATTCCGCTGGCCATTGCCCGACCTGACCTGAAGATACTACTAGTAGAGTCTTCGCATAAGAAGTGTCTATTCCTGAACACTGCAGTCTGTGATCTCGGTCTTGACAACGCATGGGTAATCGAAGGCCGGGTTGAACTACTGAGACCACTCGACTGCACCGTACTACTCTCCCGTCTAACCGGTCCAGTCCGACAGGTCATCAAGCAGGTTCAGCATCAGCTCAGCCCTGGCAGTCGGCTTATTCTATTCAAGACCGCTTGCGGTGATATGGAGATCGAACGAGCAGCCAAAAGCATCGCTCAGTATGGCCTGACTGTTGAACGTGCGCTCGACGTGATTCTGCCTGTTTCAGGCATCAAGCGCCGGTTCGTCATTCTCCAGCGCCATCGTCCCTTTTGTCCTTCAGGCTGACTCCTCGGGACCTAGCGCAGCAGTACGAGCTTTCTGGTAACGGTCTCCGAGCCGGAGAGAATGCGGACGTAGTAGATTCCCAGGGGCACATGACGACCCGATGCGTCGTTCAAGTCCCAGACTAGAGAGCAGGAGGTAGGAAGCAGAGACCGGGACGAGGTACCACAGACTTGCCTTGTCCAAATGCGGCGACCAGAAGCATCGTACACGGTCAACAGGAGTGCATTGCTTGCAGACCATGAAACGCTGATTTCCAGTTGCTGGCTGGTGCAGATCGTCGGAATGCGAATAGAGAATGGTAAGCCGGAACCGGAGAATAGAGACTCAGATACTCCCACTACTGGAGAGGAGAACAGAATCGTAGTCGAGTCAGTCAGAACGTGATTGGCAGGACTACCATCACAGACGTACTGGAGGTAACGGTACCAGCTACCGTCAGTACCCTGGATTCCAGTGGTCGAACTCATGCGGTCTGCTGCCAGGCGTAGGTAGTTGAACCAAATCCTACCAGAACGTTCAAGCACCACCTGGAACGTGAGTGATTCTGTAGGCACCCCATAGCGCGGCACCCCGGCCCAGGTGAAGACCACGGCGTCTGTGGTCCTATTCTCCATGACCCTACCCCTCTCGCGCAGGGTCAAGTCGTCCCAGAATGGCGCGATGACATCGGGTAACTCGACAGATGGTAGACGGCGGTTTAGACGGCTGGTGTTCTCCGAAGTACCCAGATGTCCGTTGGTGGACACGTAAATCGCGCTAAGCGTTCTGCCATAGTAGGGAAACCTGAACGGTAAGAGACGCCGAGATGTGCCGTCATCTGGGTCAGGGGCCCAGTCCGTGATTACTGTTCCGCCTGCAGTGTCAAACCAACCGAACTCGATACTGTCCGGCTCTTGCGTAGAGCAATAGGTGTAGCCAAACGCATCCGGCCAGGACCCGAGTGCTGTTTGACAACGCTGCCAAGTAGTATCATTATCCGGATTCTGGTCATTTGCCGAACTTGCTGCGGCGGCCACTAACATGTAGGCTCCGGCTGGTGGAACAAAATCGCCGAAATCAGCCTTGCTGCCCTGGCCTGGTCCGAGCTCCAGCCTGGCATCGCCTTCGAACAGTAGTTGCCGAGTAACCGAGTCCAAGACCCACGCTGACACGCTGAACGTGTCAGGAATTGTGCCTGAGTTCCTAAACCACGTCACGATCGGACAGGGCATACCGGCCGTGACTCGGCCCACCGGCGAGACGATGGACTCAGCCGCAACGTCATAGTCATAGTGAGCAACGTCAAGGTAGTCGTGCCGAGCAAGATAGGGCGTGGCGCCCTCAAACCCGCCTGGTACGTAGAGCCGCCCTCCAATCACCGGAGCGCCGAACACGTTTGCGACCGGGCTTGGCTTGGACAGCAGTTGCCGCCAAGTCCGGTTCCGAGGGTCGAATCCAAGTGCCTCCGAAGTCACGGTTCCGTCTTTGAGTACTCCACCGACTACATGGAGAATGCCGTTAAGGACAGCGCACACTGGGCGGCAGCGGGCTTGACCAGGTAATGTCTCGAGTTGATACCAGTTGACCTGCCGCGGGTCCGCAGTGTTGACGACACCTTGCCAGACCGCGTTGGTCATGCCAGTCAGGGTCCAGCCACCTACCAAGTAGATAGTATCCCCTACAATGCCGCAGCCCATTGCGCCGAGTTCGACCGGAAGCGAAGCCGCCGTGTCCCAGGCTTGGGTTGCCGGGTTGAATAGCCAGACCCGGTCGCGGGGTGGAGAGTTGACCGCCCAGTTGCCACCACCGAGTACGTAAATGAGGCTGTCCCTCCACGCGACCGCGCCAAAGTCGTGTAGACTATCAGGCATCTCCGGGAGGATTGTCCAGTTGTCCCGCGCTGGGTCATAGACTTCGACTCGATTGAGCCCGATGCCAAATTCACTGCACCCGCCGAGCACATAGACAAGATTTCGGACAACGACGGCTTGGCCGACACCGCGTTCGTAGCGCATCGGTGAGCATCGAGACCAGCGGTTCTGCGTTGGCAAGTACCGTAGGCATGCTCTTTCCATCATAGTGCTGGCCGAACGCCGACCACCGAAGACAAACAGAGCGCGAATCGTGGAATCCTTGACTGCGGCCATCATGTGGAGTGCAAGCGGGTATGGGAGATCGGCCCGAATACCCCAGCCATTGTCGAGCGCAGGCGTCCGAGACAACGGACGTCCTACATTCAACGCTCCAAGCCGTGCGGGGGAGTTTGACATCTGGCGTGGAGCGCAATGCGGATTGCATAGCGCATGCGCATGGGCCGGCGGCCGGTCAGCAGAAGCCGGACCGCAAAAGACGAGAACACAGAGCAGAAATCCCACGGTGCACCAGACGGGCAGTGACCACGCTAGGGGGCCGTCACCACCAGTTTGCTGGACAGCTTAGTCGTGACGGTCGAAATAGTCAATACGTAGATGCCGGCAGGCAGACTGGTGAAGTCTGAGCCAAGCACACAGGGACCGCAATTCTGGTACTGGCGCTGTGTTACCTGTCGGCCAGAGACATCCCACAAACAGACTGCTGCTCCGGTCGGCAAATCTGAAAGGACGATGGTCTGACCGGACCGAATGATACTTGGACCGAGGGTGTTAGAACCGCGAAGCGCGGACCGCGGGGCATCGGCGCTGATGCCAACTGCGCGCCACGTGCGGCCGAGCGATAGCTTGCAGATGGTGTTTTGGAGCCGGCTCAGGGTTGCGTAGGCCCAAACGATTGAGTCCGGGCTTGGGTTCTCGGGTCGGTAGATATCTAGGTCAGCCAAGTCGGCAAGTGGCGCGGTTCTTGTGACCAAGCCGCCGAGGTCGAGTTCGATTAACGCTCCCTGGTTCCATCCACCCGTAATGAGATAACTACGGTTGTCGCCCAAGAATGAGCAGGCCCGGAACGAGGAAGTTGGGTTGGCAAGCGCACGGACAATTCTGTGGTTCGCAACATCGAGTTCAAGAATACGGTTCAGGCCGCCGACCTCGACTGCAAATAGCGTTCCAGGCCGACCCGCGTCAAGCCCGGCGAACCAGGCGTCAGGTGCGAGCAACTCGAGGTTCCAAGTGTCGCTGGTGAACGAACCGTCCAGTCCGTATCCGGCGACAACACAGCCCGGGCCACAAAGTGGGACGTGTGTTATCCAGAACTTGGTACCGGTCTGGTCCCACGCGATACCCCAGACGACGTCCCCTCCGAAAAAGTCTTGGAGTTCAAATGCCTCTGGTTCCAGTCTGGGCGCGCTCGAGCACGCGGGAAAGCTGTATACCTGGTTTGGCTGGGTTGAGGTAACGTAAAACCGATTCAGGTCCTGACAGTACGTGATACCGGTCAAGTTCATACCAGAGCCGATTTCTGGGAAGTCCCAAGTGCCGAGTACGGCACCAAAACCAGGTGGGAAAGAAGACGTCACGAAGCAGGCAGTATCGTTGCGCGGCAGCAGGTCGCCAGAAAGCCGGGTCTCAAGAAGAACGAACCAGGAATCCGGGCTCGGCGGTACCAGCCAGTCTCCGAAGTAGCACAAGGAAGTGTCGCCGGGCACAAGCCCAGTAATCAACCGAGTGCGCGCAAACACAGTATCGCGCGGGACGCGGGTTCGGACGATGCGACAGGTAACCGGAAACGTCTCGGTACCCAGTCCGTAGTTCTTGAACACTCCGGTCACTGGACTTTGACACCCGGTCGGAATCCAGCCCAGTGGGGTACCAGCACGGAACACGCCGACGTCATGCGCCAGCCGCCGTACGTAGAACCGAACGGACATTGAGTCCTCAGGTTGGTGTTTGGTCGGAAGGCCGTCGTGCACGTACTGCAGACAATGGTCGTTGCCACCAGAGTGGCCTTGGATGCCGACAGTGTTAGAGTCTTTTGTCCGTGTAGCACGTAGGATGTTCATCCTGATGGAGCCGTCGGCGAACAGCAAGACTTGAGCCGAAAGTGTATCCCAGGAGTTGAACCGAACTACGTTGAACCAAGTAATGCAAGTGAATCCGAGTGCCGGGTCGTCATATCGGCGAACCGAGCCGGACCGGGCTGGGCTCAGGTCATCCCAGTAGAGGGCTAGCAGGTAAGGGAACTCGGGGGCAGGCAAGGATCGATTCTCGTAGGTCGTGAACGTCGTAGGAAACTCAAGGAAGCCGTTGGAACACACGACGACTGAATCAAGGGTATCTCCGTAGAACGGAAACTGGAAAGGCAGGCCGATTCGCACCCAGCCATCGTCCGGATTCGGGAACCAGCCGACTATCGGCTGGTGTGTCGAAGGGTCGAGCCAAGAAAACGTAATGGTGTCTCCGCAATCCTGGGTTGATTCCCAGTAGTAGCCGAAGCCGTCCGGCCCGCCTTGGAAACCGGATGCGTTTTGTGGCGGCACGGCAAGACAAAGGCAAAAGGAAAGCACGAGGAAACTAAGCACAATCCCTCCCTCTGGCCCGAATGGGCCTGTTCTTCAGCTTGTTACCTTACAATTCTACCAGAACAGGTCGTATTTTCAACCCTCACCCAAGAAAGCACTCGAAAAGAGATGCATTTTGGCAGTCCTTTAGACCGCAAGGTCAAGTGGTACTGATAATGCGTGAGAAACCGATCTTGACAGGAAAGCCTGCCCGCCAATATGTTGAGTCGGCAGAAAGACCAGGTCTGTTATTGTCATCCAGGTGACCTAGCTCCTAGCAGCAAATGACATTGGCCCAGTGCGACGCTCCAAGTGTTTTCCGGTGTTGCAGCGGCGCGATAGGACAAGGTTTTCGTGCTTGGTCAGCGCGAACTGTTGTCGGCCGAGCGTACTGGGGGATCCACGCACTAGGAAGGTGGCCCCCGATGCGACATGTGGGGCGGGTCAGACGGTGTCTAGTCTAGCCTGTTCCCGTAGGCCGGGGTTGGTCGAACCCGGGCCCGGCAGAATGGACGCGCTTCCAGTCGTAAAGCCAACCACCACCTTGGCGCTCAGTCCAGCCTGTCTCAGACTGTGTCCGGCTGTGAGAAGAGGTGGATAGTCCGGGGCTAGCCCGGTAGCCGTCCCCGAAGCGGCATCGGGTACGCAGGGATAGACGCTGTCTGACGGAAAAGTCCCTCGGAGTTCGGACGATTCTGAACAGAGATAGCCAACTCGCAAGTTGATGAAAAGCAGGGAATTACTATCGTCTTCCCGGCAAGACTGTACCAAGACCCCACACTCCACTCCTGTCCAACGGATTGACTTGACACCTGCCTTGTAGTAGGCCTAGTAGCCCCAGCGCCGGGTGCGCCGAAGCCAGGCTTCGTGATAGGCAAGGCTCAGCATCAGGCGTATAGATGTCTCGGAAAGAGTAGCCGAGTTCCTGCGATCAAGTCCGGCCGAGAATTCGAGCGAGCCAAACCCAGTAATCGGAATACCGGCTCCAAGATGAAATCCGTGCTCGATGATAGGGCTTGCGTCACGGGCAGCGTAGTACCACGGTGAGTAGGAGTAGCCAAGTCGGAGCGGTATCTTGCCTGTCAAGTACTCGGCACCGGCTGATACGCGGTATGAGTTCAGTGCACCGGGCATATGCCCAGTATCAACCTTGATGTCATGCCAAGGCTGGTGCTTGAAGCCGAGCGCGATGGTCAGCTGCTCCGCAGGTGAGAAACTAACGCCGAATGATGCGGCGGATGGAATTGAGATCCGGTAGGTGCGGAGCGAGTCTTCGATGACGCCGTGAACTTTACGGAAGGAGCGAGCGGTGAAGCAGTGCGGAAGTGAGTAGTGGGTAGCGAGGGCGAACCGGGCAGTCTGTAACGAGGTGCCGAACTTGATCGCATCGCCGGAGTAGTCCAGCTCAACGGTGTCGGTTGAGACATAGCGACCATTCTTGGTCTCGAATCGCCAGTCTTCGCGGGAGGAGCCGAGTAGACGGCTGTATTCAATGCCGATGCCAGCAAGTTTGAAACAGGACCAGCCGATACCGCACCGGAGTGCGTATATGCCGCCCCGGCCGGTGACATGGTACCGGTAGCTTGAATCCGGCAGGGACTCGGACCAGATGCTGTAGTCTTGGTTGAACCGTTCGTCAATTCCGAGCATAAGCCGGGTCTCAAGCGGCAGGGGCGCAGCGGCATGGAACCCGGCTGGCCGCACGTTTTGAATAAGCCGGTTCTGCCCGGTCTGAGAACCGATTGTCGCCACACCAAGGCTTGAACCGGTGAATGAAACTTTGGGCAGATATACAACGATGCCAGGGTTCCCATATGACAGTGCCTCCGGCGTACCGAGCGCTGAAATCCGAGCATCGGCCGGCAGCGCAAGCTCACCCAGTCCGCGAGCGGTGAAGAAGGACTGAGCAGGTGCAGGACCGAACACAAGAGCCAACAGGCAGAAGCCAGAAACCAAAGCGGTGAAGTGCGGGCGGCAAAGCGCAGGCGGCAAGTTGGTGTACATCAGTGGAAGAACCGGTCATTGGGCGGCATGACGTAAAGAAGCCTGAGTG
Proteins encoded:
- the rsmG gene encoding 16S rRNA (guanine(527)-N(7))-methyltransferase RsmG; translation: MPDLSHAELESACAGLGFTLAPAQLALLERYAGLLRGWNRRINLISRRDSDRILSYHVLDSLAVSSAISIGSSVADIGSGAGLPGIPLAIARPDLKILLVESSHKKCLFLNTAVCDLGLDNAWVIEGRVELLRPLDCTVLLSRLTGPVRQVIKQVQHQLSPGSRLILFKTACGDMEIERAAKSIAQYGLTVERALDVILPVSGIKRRFVILQRHRPFCPSG
- a CDS encoding kelch repeat-containing protein, with protein sequence MSRTPALDNGWGIRADLPYPLALHMMAAVKDSTIRALFVFGGRRSASTMMERACLRYLPTQNRWSRCSPMRYERGVGQAVVVRNLVYVLGGCSEFGIGLNRVEVYDPARDNWTILPEMPDSLHDFGAVAWRDSLIYVLGGGNWAVNSPPRDRVWLFNPATQAWDTAASLPVELGAMGCGIVGDTIYLVGGWTLTGMTNAVWQGVVNTADPRQVNWYQLETLPGQARCRPVCAVLNGILHVVGGVLKDGTVTSEALGFDPRNRTWRQLLSKPSPVANVFGAPVIGGRLYVPGGFEGATPYLARHDYLDVAHYDYDVAAESIVSPVGRVTAGMPCPIVTWFRNSGTIPDTFSVSAWVLDSVTRQLLFEGDARLELGPGQGSKADFGDFVPPAGAYMLVAAAASSANDQNPDNDTTWQRCQTALGSWPDAFGYTYCSTQEPDSIEFGWFDTAGGTVITDWAPDPDDGTSRRLLPFRFPYYGRTLSAIYVSTNGHLGTSENTSRLNRRLPSVELPDVIAPFWDDLTLRERGRVMENRTTDAVVFTWAGVPRYGVPTESLTFQVVLERSGRIWFNYLRLAADRMSSTTGIQGTDGSWYRYLQYVCDGSPANHVLTDSTTILFSSPVVGVSESLFSGSGLPFSIRIPTICTSQQLEISVSWSASNALLLTVYDASGRRIWTRQVCGTSSRSLLPTSCSLVWDLNDASGRHVPLGIYYVRILSGSETVTRKLVLLR
- a CDS encoding T9SS type A sorting domain-containing protein, yielding MLSFLVLSFCLCLAVPPQNASGFQGGPDGFGYYWESTQDCGDTITFSWLDPSTHQPIVGWFPNPDDGWVRIGLPFQFPFYGDTLDSVVVCSNGFLEFPTTFTTYENRSLPAPEFPYLLALYWDDLSPARSGSVRRYDDPALGFTCITWFNVVRFNSWDTLSAQVLLFADGSIRMNILRATRTKDSNTVGIQGHSGGNDHCLQYVHDGLPTKHQPEDSMSVRFYVRRLAHDVGVFRAGTPLGWIPTGCQSPVTGVFKNYGLGTETFPVTCRIVRTRVPRDTVFARTRLITGLVPGDTSLCYFGDWLVPPSPDSWFVLLETRLSGDLLPRNDTACFVTSSFPPGFGAVLGTWDFPEIGSGMNLTGITYCQDLNRFYVTSTQPNQVYSFPACSSAPRLEPEAFELQDFFGGDVVWGIAWDQTGTKFWITHVPLCGPGCVVAGYGLDGSFTSDTWNLELLAPDAWFAGLDAGRPGTLFAVEVGGLNRILELDVANHRIVRALANPTSSFRACSFLGDNRSYLITGGWNQGALIELDLGGLVTRTAPLADLADLDIYRPENPSPDSIVWAYATLSRLQNTICKLSLGRTWRAVGISADAPRSALRGSNTLGPSIIRSGQTIVLSDLPTGAAVCLWDVSGRQVTQRQYQNCGPCVLGSDFTSLPAGIYVLTISTVTTKLSSKLVVTAP